From the Solanum lycopersicum chromosome 10, SLM_r2.1 genome, one window contains:
- the LOC101254246 gene encoding uncharacterized protein isoform X2, whose amino-acid sequence MFTLQHPAFLFQVPRSRVSPQRQSFLSSPIRSRFHFLPNQMAKTTDFLTLFEEEENNNDADGVGGREDDEKNYDKDPELADILGTCLDDPDKAKSRLEERLRKKRNKIVHTKTGSPTPMTVEFNKFDYSNTFIWFEFYNAPLEKDISLICDTIRSWHIVGRLGGCNSMNMQLSQSPLDKRPNYDAVQGANVTPTTFYNIGDVEIQDNVARICYVGIKQVVFGGSEFENWKENMTSEDAGYSVHKI is encoded by the exons ATGTTTACATTGCAGCACCCTGCATTTCTTTTCCAGGTGCCACGGAGCAGGGTTTCACCTCAACGGCAGTCATTTCTAAGCTCTCCCATTCGTTCCCGTTTTCATTTTCTTCCTAATCAAATGGCGAAAACCACAGATTTCCTAACCttatttgaagaagaagaaaataacaaCGACGCTGATGGGGTTGGCGGTAGAGAAGATGATGAGAAGAATTATGACAAAGATCCTGAACTTGCTGATATTCTTGGCACCTGTCTTGATGATCCCGATAAGGCTAAGTCAAGG TTGGAGGAGAGATTGagaaagaaaaggaataaaattgTACATACAAAGACAGGTTCACCAACACCCATGACAGTCGAATTCAACAA ATTTGATTATTCAAACACCTTTATATGGTTTGAGTTCTACAATGCCCCATTGGAGAAGGACATCTCCTTGATTTGTGAC ACAATTCGGTCTTGGCACATTGTTGGACGTCTTGGTGGATGTAATTCGATGAATATGCAA TTGTCCCAATCTCCTTTGGACAAAAGACCAAATTATGATGCTGTTCAGGGGGCAAATGTAACACCTACTACATTCTATAATATTGGAGATGTTGAGATTCAAGATAACGTGGCTCGCATATG TTATGTCGGTATCAAACAAGTAGTATTTGGTGGATCTGAATTTGAGAACTGGAAGGAGAACATGACATCGGAGGATGCCGGTTACAGTGTTCACAAGATATAG
- the LOC101254246 gene encoding uncharacterized protein isoform X1: MFTLQHPAFLFQVPRSRVSPQRQSFLSSPIRSRFHFLPNQMAKTTDFLTLFEEEENNNDADGVGGREDDEKNYDKDPELADILGTCLDDPDKAKSRLEERLRKKRNKIVHTKTGSPTPMTVEFNKFDYSNTFIWFEFYNAPLEKDISLICDTIRSWHIVGRLGGCNSMNMQLSQSPLDKRPNYDAVQGANVTPTTFYNIGDVEIQDNVARIWVDIGTSEPLLLDVLINALSQISSDYVGIKQVVFGGSEFENWKENMTSEDAGYSVHKI; this comes from the exons ATGTTTACATTGCAGCACCCTGCATTTCTTTTCCAGGTGCCACGGAGCAGGGTTTCACCTCAACGGCAGTCATTTCTAAGCTCTCCCATTCGTTCCCGTTTTCATTTTCTTCCTAATCAAATGGCGAAAACCACAGATTTCCTAACCttatttgaagaagaagaaaataacaaCGACGCTGATGGGGTTGGCGGTAGAGAAGATGATGAGAAGAATTATGACAAAGATCCTGAACTTGCTGATATTCTTGGCACCTGTCTTGATGATCCCGATAAGGCTAAGTCAAGG TTGGAGGAGAGATTGagaaagaaaaggaataaaattgTACATACAAAGACAGGTTCACCAACACCCATGACAGTCGAATTCAACAA ATTTGATTATTCAAACACCTTTATATGGTTTGAGTTCTACAATGCCCCATTGGAGAAGGACATCTCCTTGATTTGTGAC ACAATTCGGTCTTGGCACATTGTTGGACGTCTTGGTGGATGTAATTCGATGAATATGCAA TTGTCCCAATCTCCTTTGGACAAAAGACCAAATTATGATGCTGTTCAGGGGGCAAATGTAACACCTACTACATTCTATAATATTGGAGATGTTGAGATTCAAGATAACGTGGCTCGCATATG GGTGGACATTGGGACTAGTGAGCCTTTACTGTTGGATGTATTGATTAATGCTTTGTCACAGATAAGTTCCGA TTATGTCGGTATCAAACAAGTAGTATTTGGTGGATCTGAATTTGAGAACTGGAAGGAGAACATGACATCGGAGGATGCCGGTTACAGTGTTCACAAGATATAG